From a single Calonectris borealis chromosome 19, bCalBor7.hap1.2, whole genome shotgun sequence genomic region:
- the ANKFY1 gene encoding rabankyrin-5 isoform X5 gives MAMLRWIYTDELELREDDIFLTELMKLANKFQLQLLRERCEKGVMSLVNVRNCIRFYQTAEELNASTLLNYCAEIIASHWDDLRKEDFSSMSAQLLYKMFKSKTEYPLHKAIKVEREDVVFLYLIEMDSQLPGKLNELDHNGDLALDLALAQRLESIATTLVNYKADVDRADKRGWSLLHKAIQRGDKFAANFLIKNGARVNAATLGDQETPLHLVASYSPKKHLPDVMAEMAQIAESLLQAGANPNMQDNKGRTPLHVSIVVRNEPVFSQLLQCKQLDLELKDHEGSTALWLAVQYITVSSDQSVNPFEDAPVVNGTSFGENSFAARLIQRGSNTDAPDTVTGNCLLQRAAGAGNEAASLFLATHGAKVNHQNKWGETPLHTACRHGLANLTAELLQQGANPNIQTAEAVLGQKDASSPTAENVYLQTPLHMAIAYNHPDVVSVILEQKANALHATNNLQIIPDFSLKDSRDQTVLGLALWTGMHTIAAQLLGSGASINDTMSDGQTLLHMAIQRQDSKSALFLLEHQADINVRTQDGETALQLAIKNQLPLVVDAICTRGADMSVPDEKGNPPLWLALENNLEDIASTLVRHGCDSTCWASGPSGCLQTLLHRAIDENSEQTACFLIRSGCDVNSPRKPGPNGEGEEEAHDGQTPLHLAACWGLEEVIQCLLEFGANVNAQDAEGRTPIHVAISNQHNVIIQLMISHPDIKLNVRDRQGMTPFACAMTYKNNKAAEAILKREPGAAEQVDNKGRNFLHVAVQNSDIESVLFLISVQANVNSRVQDASKLTPLHLAVQAGSEIIVRNLLLAGAQVNELTKHRQTALHLAAQQDLPTICSVLLENGVDFAAVDENGNNALHLAVMHGRLNNIRVLLTECNVDAEAFNIRGQSPMHILGQYGKDNAAAICDLFLECMPEYPLDKPDAEGNTVLLLAYMKGNANLCRAIVRAGARLGVNNNQGVNIFNYQVATKQLLFRLLDMLTKEPPWCDGSNCYECTAKFGVTTRKHHCRHCGRLLCHKCSTKEIPIIKFDLNKPVRVCNICFDVLTLGGVS, from the exons GATGACTTGCGTAAAGAAGACTTCAGTAGCATGAGTGCTCAGTTATTGTATAAAATGTTCAAGTCAAAGACAGAATATCCTTTACATAAGGCTATTAAAGTTGAGAGAGAAGATGTAGTCTTTTTGTATCTTATTGAAATGGATTCACAG CTTCCTGGGAAGCTCAATGAATTGGATCACAATGGAGATCTTGCTTTGGATCTAGCCCTCGCCCAAAGATTGGAGAGTATTGCAACTACACTGGTCAACTACAAGGCTGACGTAGATAGGGCAGACAAGAGGGGCTGGAGTCTATTACATAAAGCCATCCAAAGAG GAGATAAATTTGCTGCaaactttctcattaaaaatggtGCCCGTGTGAATGCTGCTACACTGGGAGACCAGGAGACTCCTCTGCACCTTGTGGCATCGTACAGCCCCAAGAAGCATTTGCCAGATGTCATGGCAGAGATGGCACAGATAGCAGAGTCCCTCCTACAGGCAGGAGCCAATCCAAATATGCAAGACAACAAAGGAAG GACACCATTACATGTGTCAATTGTGGTCAGGAATGAACCTGTATTCAGTCAGCTTCTCCAGTGCAAACA ACTAGACTTGGAGCTGAAGGATCATGAAGGAAGCACAGCTCTGTGGCTTGCAGTTCAGTATATCACTGTATCGTCCGATCAGTCTGTAAACCCTTTTGAGGATGCCCCTGTTGTAAATGGAACCTCATTTGGTGAGAACAGTTTTGCAGCAAGGCTGATCCAGCGAGGCAGCAATACAGATGCTCCAGACACAGTAACAG GAAACTGCTTGCTTCAAAGAGCAGCTGGTGCAGGAAATGAGGCAGCTTCTCTCTTCCTAGCAACTCATGGAGCAAAAGTCAACCACCAAAACAAATGG GGAGAAACACCACTGCATACTGCCTGTAGGCACGGCCTAGCAAACCTGACAGCGGAACTTCTGCAACAAGGAGCCAATCCAAACATCCAGACGGCAGAAGCAGTGCTTGGTCAGAAGGATGCATCTTCTccaacagcagaaaatgtttatCTGCAAACTCCCCTTCACATGGCTATTGCTTACAATCACCCAGATGTGGTGTCAGTCATCTTGGAACAAAAAG cTAACGCTCTTCATGCTACCAACAACTTGCAAATTATTCCTGACTTTAGTCTAAAGGACTCAAGAGATCAGACTGTGCTGGGATTGGCTCTTTGGACAG GTATGCATACAATAGCAGCTCAGCTGCTTGGATCTGGAGCGTCCATCAATGACACAATGTCAGACGGACAGACTCTACTACATATGGCAATACAGAGACAAGATAGTAAGAGTGCACTCTTTTTACTGGAACATCAGGCAGATATAAATGTCAG AACACAGGATGGAGAGACTGCCTTACAGCTAGCTATAAAAAACCAGCTCCCTCTTGTGGTTGATGCTATTTGTACCAGGGGAGCAGACATGTCTGTGCCAGATGAAAAAGGAAATCCTCCTTTATGGCTTGCCTTAGAAAATAACCTGGAAGATATTGCATCAACTCTG GTTAGGCATGGCTGTGATTCAACCTGTTGGGCGTCGGGACCAAGTGGCTGCTTACAAACTCTTCTTCATAGAGCTATTGATGAAAACAGTGAACAAACAGCATGCTTTCTTATTCGCAG TGGTTGTGATGTGAATAGTCCCAGAAAGCCAGGCCcgaatggagaaggagaagaggaagctcaTGATGGACAGACACCCCTACACTTGGCAGCCTGCTGGGGACTAGAAGAGGTGATCCAGTGCCTTTTGGAGTTTGGTGCCAATGTCAATGCTCAG GATGCAGAGGGAAGAACTCCAATCCATGTTGCCATTAGCAACCAACATAATGTTATCATTCAGCTTATGATTTCACATCCAGATATTAAGCTAAATGTACGTGACAGGCAAGGAATGACTCCTTTTGCATGTGCTATGAcgtataaaaataacaaagcagcTGAAGCAATTTTGAAGAGGGAACCAGGAGCTGCTGAACAG GTTGATAATAAAGGTCGGAATTTCCTACATGTAGCTGTTCAGAACTCGGACATTGAGAGTGTCCTGTTCCTGATAAGTGTACAGGCTAATGTAAACTCCCGGGTCCAGGATGCCTCCAAACTAACACCTCTCCACCTGGCTGTACAAGCTGGCTCAGAGATCATTGTGCGTAATCTG CTGCTTGCAGGAGCCCAGGTGAATGAACTGACTAAGCATCGTCAGACTGCCCTTCACTTAGCAGCCCAGCAAGATTTGCCCACAATTTGTTCAGTCCTTCTGGAGAATGGAGTAGACTTTGCAGCTGTagatgaaaatggaaataatg CTCTTCATCTGGCAGTGATGCATGGCCGTCTAAACAATATCCGGGTCCTCCTCACAGAGTGCAATGTAGATGCAGAAGCCTTTAATATTAG AGGCCAGTCACCAATGCATATTTTGGGACAATATGGGAAAGATAATGCAGCAGCCATCTGTGACCTCTTCTTGGAGTGTATGCCAGAATACCCTCTAGACAAACCTGATGCTGAAGGAAACACAG TGCTCCTGTTGGCTTACATGAAGGGAAATGCTAACTTGTGTCGTGCAATAGTGAGAGCTGGGGCTCGTCTCGGAGTCAACAATAATCAAGGAGTCAATATCTTCAACTACCAAGTTGCTACAAAACAGCTTCTCTTCAGACTGCTGG ATATGCTGACAAAAGAACCTCCCTGGTGTGATGGCTCCAACTGCTATGAATGCACTGCCAAATTTGGAGTCACGACAAGAAAGCATCACTG CCGACACTGTGGACGCCTGCTCTGCCATAAGTGCTCAACAAAGGAGATTCCTATCATAAAATTTGATCTGAACAAGCCAGTTCGAGTTTGCAACATCTGCTTTGATGTCCTGACTCTGGGAGGAGTCTCCTAG